Proteins co-encoded in one Meiothermus sp. genomic window:
- a CDS encoding metal ABC transporter ATP-binding protein, producing the protein MIAQPKTARHPESGASSPLSVRDLTVVYREKPALWDVDLEVPAGQLCAIVGPNGAGKSTLIKAVLGLVPVASGQVRFFGQSLEQARKRIGYVPQRGSVDWDFPTSVLDVVMMGLYGRLGWFRRPGRLEREAALRCLEQVSMSEFAERQISQLSGGQQQRVFLARALAQNADLYFMDEPFAGVDAVTEEAILHVLHQLKGQGKTVVVVHHDLQTVRDYFDHLTLLNVQVIASGPMDETFTPENLKRTYGERMRWEA; encoded by the coding sequence GTGATCGCCCAGCCCAAAACCGCTCGGCACCCGGAATCCGGGGCCTCGAGCCCCCTCAGCGTGCGCGACCTGACCGTGGTCTACCGGGAGAAGCCGGCCTTGTGGGATGTGGATCTGGAAGTACCCGCCGGGCAGCTTTGCGCCATCGTGGGCCCCAATGGGGCGGGCAAATCCACCCTGATTAAGGCCGTCCTGGGGCTGGTGCCGGTGGCCTCGGGGCAGGTGCGTTTTTTCGGCCAGAGCCTGGAACAGGCCCGCAAACGCATCGGCTATGTGCCCCAGCGGGGCTCGGTGGACTGGGACTTCCCCACCAGCGTGCTGGACGTGGTGATGATGGGGCTCTACGGCCGGCTGGGCTGGTTCAGGCGGCCTGGGAGGCTCGAGCGCGAGGCAGCCCTACGCTGCCTGGAGCAGGTCTCGATGAGCGAGTTCGCCGAGCGGCAAATCTCCCAGCTTTCGGGCGGGCAGCAGCAGCGGGTGTTTCTGGCCCGCGCCCTGGCCCAGAACGCCGATCTCTACTTTATGGACGAGCCCTTCGCCGGGGTGGATGCCGTGACCGAGGAAGCCATCCTGCACGTCCTGCACCAGCTCAAAGGGCAGGGCAAAACCGTGGTGGTGGTGCACCACGACCTGCAAACCGTGCGCGACTACTTCGACCACCTGACCCTGCTCAACGTGCAGGTCATTGCCAGCGGGCCCATGGACGAGACCTTCACCCCCGAGAACCTGAAGCGAACCTACGGGGAGCGGATGCGGTGGGAAGCCTAA
- a CDS encoding metal ABC transporter permease, which produces MSDLLLIFTDYTLRNVALGSAMLGMVGGVLGVFAVLRRQSLLGDVLAHAALPGICLAFILTGAKAPLILLVGGGLAGWLAAWLVLAVLRHSRLPEDSALGVMLSSFFGFGVALLTFIQHSNNASQAGLDQYIFGQAATIVASDVLNFTVLGGLALLTVGLFYKEFKLLAFDPAYAHSLGLPVRGLNTLLTSLTVLAVMVGLQTVGVVLMAAMLIAPAAAARQWTDRLSHMIGLSALFGAMAGVSGALISATRENLPTGPLVVLSMSAILLVSLFFAPLRGLVWDWARTQLHRHRVRLERLLLDAHVLHAHGTLTPQALAERRREPVAVALQNLEALRSLGWVQEHPQGFILTPTGEQKAHELEQAMRVLPHRVEGSS; this is translated from the coding sequence ATGTCCGACCTCCTGCTCATCTTTACCGACTACACCCTGCGCAACGTGGCGCTGGGCTCGGCCATGCTGGGGATGGTGGGCGGGGTGCTGGGGGTTTTTGCCGTCCTGCGCCGCCAGAGCCTGCTGGGGGATGTGCTGGCTCACGCCGCGCTACCGGGTATCTGCCTGGCCTTCATCCTCACCGGCGCCAAGGCCCCGCTCATTCTGCTGGTAGGCGGGGGCCTGGCCGGCTGGCTGGCCGCCTGGCTGGTGCTGGCCGTATTGCGCCATAGCCGCCTGCCCGAGGACTCGGCTCTGGGGGTAATGCTCAGCAGCTTTTTTGGGTTTGGCGTGGCCCTGCTCACCTTTATCCAGCACAGCAACAACGCCAGTCAGGCCGGGCTGGATCAGTACATCTTCGGACAGGCTGCGACCATTGTGGCCTCCGACGTGCTGAACTTTACGGTGCTGGGCGGGCTGGCCCTGCTCACCGTGGGCCTCTTCTACAAAGAGTTCAAGCTGCTGGCCTTCGACCCCGCCTACGCCCACAGCCTGGGCCTGCCGGTGCGGGGGCTGAACACCCTCCTCACCTCGCTAACGGTGCTGGCGGTCATGGTGGGGCTCCAGACGGTGGGAGTGGTCTTGATGGCGGCCATGCTGATTGCCCCGGCAGCCGCCGCAAGGCAGTGGACCGACCGGCTCAGCCACATGATTGGGCTTTCGGCGCTGTTTGGGGCGATGGCTGGGGTGAGCGGGGCTTTGATCTCGGCCACCCGCGAAAACCTGCCCACCGGCCCGCTGGTGGTGCTCTCGATGAGCGCCATCCTGCTGGTCTCGCTCTTTTTCGCCCCACTCAGGGGGCTGGTGTGGGACTGGGCCCGCACCCAGCTGCACCGCCACCGGGTGCGCCTCGAGCGCCTCCTGCTGGACGCCCACGTGCTGCACGCCCACGGAACCCTGACCCCGCAGGCCCTGGCAGAGCGCCGGCGCGAGCCGGTGGCAGTGGCCTTACAGAACCTCGAGGCCCTGCGGTCTTTGGGCTGGGTACAGGAACACCCGCAGGGCTTTATCCTCACACCGACCGGCGAACAAAAAGCCCACGAACTCGAGCAGGCCATGCGGGTTTTGCCGCATAGGGTGGAGGGCTCGTCATGA
- a CDS encoding metal ABC transporter permease, protein MNADLVIILTAILVSTASALVGSFLVLRRMALLSDAISHAVLPGIVLAYWLSGGERATLPALLGAAAAGLATVVLVEWLTRTGRVKNDAAIGIVFPALFSLGVLAVSLFFRNVHLDMDAVLYGEIAYAPFNTLSLWGREVPESWLVMGSLTLLNLLFVLLFYKELKLATFDPGLAATLGFAPGALYYGLMTLVSFTSVGAFQSVGAILIVAFLIIPPATAYLLTQRLPVMLALAVGVGVVSSLAGYALAIWLDASIAGMMATVAGLCFALAFLFSPVEGYLTTRLRRERQRLEVAARLLVAHLAHHSQPVPEQEVLEEFGWNPRFLGQVREKALQAGWLEVVREGLRPTARGLAMSSARLELNP, encoded by the coding sequence ATGAACGCCGACCTGGTCATCATCCTTACCGCCATCCTGGTCTCCACGGCCTCGGCCCTGGTGGGCAGCTTCCTGGTGCTGCGGCGCATGGCCCTGCTGTCCGACGCCATCTCCCACGCGGTGCTACCGGGCATCGTGCTGGCCTACTGGCTCTCCGGCGGCGAGCGGGCCACGTTGCCAGCTTTGCTGGGGGCCGCCGCCGCGGGCCTCGCTACCGTGGTACTGGTGGAATGGCTAACCCGCACCGGCAGGGTCAAAAACGATGCGGCCATCGGCATTGTGTTCCCTGCGCTGTTTAGCCTGGGGGTCTTGGCGGTCTCGCTTTTCTTCCGCAACGTACACCTGGACATGGACGCCGTGCTCTACGGCGAGATCGCCTATGCGCCCTTCAACACCCTGAGCCTGTGGGGCCGGGAGGTTCCCGAGTCGTGGCTGGTGATGGGCTCGCTGACCCTGCTCAACCTGCTGTTTGTGCTGCTTTTTTACAAGGAGCTCAAACTCGCCACCTTCGATCCCGGCCTGGCTGCCACGTTGGGCTTCGCCCCCGGTGCGCTGTACTACGGCCTGATGACCCTGGTCTCCTTCACCTCGGTGGGGGCTTTCCAGTCGGTGGGGGCCATTTTGATTGTGGCCTTTCTGATTATCCCCCCCGCCACAGCTTATCTGCTCACACAGCGCCTGCCGGTCATGCTTGCCCTGGCGGTGGGGGTCGGGGTGGTTTCCAGCCTGGCGGGGTATGCGCTGGCCATCTGGCTGGACGCTTCCATCGCCGGCATGATGGCTACGGTAGCCGGCCTCTGCTTTGCCCTGGCCTTCCTCTTTTCGCCCGTGGAGGGCTATCTCACCACCCGCCTGCGCCGGGAACGGCAGCGCCTCGAGGTCGCCGCCCGTCTGCTGGTCGCGCACCTGGCCCATCACAGCCAGCCGGTTCCCGAACAGGAGGTGCTCGAGGAGTTCGGTTGGAACCCCAGGTTTCTCGGGCAGGTCAGGGAAAAAGCCCTGCAAGCGGGCTGGCTCGAGGTGGTGCGGGAGGGGCTGCGCCCAACAGCGCGTGGCCTCGCCATGAGCAGCGCCCGGCTCGAGCTCAACCCATAG
- the argJ gene encoding bifunctional glutamate N-acetyltransferase/amino-acid acetyltransferase ArgJ: MRLPIGFRAGATQAGIKPSGKPDLALLVSGTPCNWAFVGTLNKAAAPCVARGRQLLRSGQGLQAIVVNAGNANCATGEQGIWADARMAELAAAQLQLAPEMVLTASTGVIGQPLPVEKIEAALPQIRLGLEIDPFMEAIMTTDLVPKMAEATLSSGARVVGVCKGSGMIAPNMATMLAYIVSDAAVPQEELRRGWQGVVDKSFNQVTVDTDTSTNDMAVLMTNGAAGPVDLAEFWQAVERVCVELARKLARDGEGATKLLTVRVTGAVSDSEARKAALSVAASPLWKSAVYGNDPNWGRVMMALGKAGVALEPDKVRITLQGIPLYAGKVLPFDRAQASQAMQAEEVLVEADLGLGEGQGTAWGCDLTEGYVRINALYTT; encoded by the coding sequence ATGCGACTCCCCATTGGTTTTCGTGCAGGTGCAACCCAGGCTGGTATCAAGCCTTCTGGCAAGCCCGACCTAGCCCTTCTGGTCTCGGGAACGCCCTGTAACTGGGCTTTTGTGGGAACCCTGAACAAAGCCGCTGCGCCCTGTGTGGCTCGAGGCCGCCAACTGCTACGCAGCGGCCAGGGTCTGCAAGCCATTGTGGTCAATGCTGGCAACGCCAACTGCGCCACGGGTGAGCAGGGCATCTGGGCCGATGCCCGCATGGCCGAACTGGCAGCGGCACAGCTACAGCTTGCACCTGAGATGGTTCTCACCGCCTCTACCGGGGTGATTGGGCAGCCCTTGCCGGTGGAAAAGATCGAGGCTGCCTTGCCTCAGATTCGGCTGGGACTGGAAATAGACCCCTTTATGGAGGCCATCATGACCACCGACCTGGTGCCCAAGATGGCCGAGGCCACCCTCTCGAGCGGGGCGCGGGTGGTGGGGGTTTGCAAGGGGAGCGGCATGATTGCCCCCAACATGGCCACCATGCTGGCCTATATCGTCTCGGACGCGGCGGTTCCCCAGGAAGAGCTGCGCCGGGGCTGGCAGGGCGTGGTGGATAAAAGCTTCAACCAGGTGACCGTGGACACCGACACCTCCACCAACGACATGGCCGTTCTGATGACCAACGGCGCGGCGGGGCCGGTAGATTTAGCCGAGTTCTGGCAGGCGGTGGAGCGGGTTTGTGTGGAGCTGGCCCGCAAGCTGGCCCGCGATGGTGAAGGGGCTACCAAGCTGCTGACCGTGAGGGTGACGGGAGCCGTCAGCGACTCAGAGGCCCGTAAAGCCGCCCTGTCGGTAGCGGCCAGCCCTTTGTGGAAAAGCGCGGTCTACGGCAACGACCCCAACTGGGGCCGCGTCATGATGGCGCTGGGCAAGGCGGGGGTGGCGCTCGAGCCCGACAAAGTGCGCATTACCCTGCAGGGCATTCCCCTCTATGCCGGGAAGGTGCTCCCTTTCGACCGGGCCCAGGCCAGCCAGGCCATGCAAGCCGAAGAAGTGCTGGTCGAGGCCGACCTGGGGCTGGGGGAGGGGCAGGGAACGGCCTGGGGATGCGACCTTACCGAGGGCTACGTGCGAATTAATGCGCTCTATACCACCTAG
- a CDS encoding alpha/beta hydrolase yields the protein MGYSAQAQVWKPYPTGPGHTVIGEVLVYEGLRSPQLGNQRDILVYLPPSYRKSSRRYPVLYMHDGQNIFDEATSYVGEWQVDESMEMLAREGIEAIVVGIPNMGVERLNEYSPFRDPKHGGGKGEKYLKFLIETVKPFIDDEFRTLPGREHTGVMGSSMGGFISLCAYYLHPEVFGIAGVVSPAFWFADGAIYNFVEKAPQVPGRLYMDVGFRELTLSHVSSRRYLEGVRRMHRLLLRKGWQPGHDYLYVEDKEGVHNEGHWARRFPEMMRFLFG from the coding sequence ATGGGCTATTCCGCTCAGGCACAAGTATGGAAACCGTACCCCACCGGCCCCGGCCACACTGTGATAGGAGAGGTACTGGTGTACGAGGGCCTGCGCAGCCCACAACTGGGCAACCAGCGCGACATCCTGGTCTACCTGCCGCCTTCCTACCGTAAGAGCAGCCGCCGCTACCCGGTGCTCTATATGCACGATGGGCAGAACATCTTCGACGAGGCCACCAGCTATGTGGGCGAGTGGCAGGTAGACGAGAGCATGGAAATGCTGGCTCGAGAGGGGATAGAAGCCATTGTGGTGGGCATTCCCAACATGGGGGTGGAGCGCCTAAACGAATACAGCCCCTTCCGCGACCCCAAGCACGGCGGCGGCAAGGGCGAGAAGTACCTCAAATTCCTAATCGAGACCGTTAAGCCCTTTATAGACGACGAGTTTCGCACCCTGCCGGGCCGCGAGCATACCGGCGTGATGGGCTCTTCGATGGGCGGCTTTATCAGCTTGTGTGCCTATTACCTGCACCCCGAGGTTTTTGGCATTGCCGGGGTGGTGAGTCCCGCGTTCTGGTTTGCCGATGGGGCCATCTACAACTTTGTGGAGAAAGCGCCTCAGGTGCCCGGCAGGCTCTACATGGATGTGGGCTTCCGCGAACTCACCCTCTCCCACGTAAGCAGCCGCCGCTACCTGGAAGGGGTACGGCGCATGCACCGCTTGCTATTGCGAAAAGGCTGGCAGCCGGGCCATGACTACCTCTATGTAGAAGACAAAGAAGGGGTGCACAACGAGGGCCACTGGGCGCGGCGCTTCCCCGAGATGATGCGCTTCTTGTTTGGTTAG
- a CDS encoding nucleotidyltransferase family protein — MRWSWRIRGRVLLPHTAFSRSNSYFASRGGSMTSKNQRWRACPAQPCYNDVVKLSELENILKDHRAELDTFGVRQLYVVGSVARGEARPGSDVDFVVELERYTLRDFVGLKLALEDWLGMAVDLATLRSLKPRLRKELEGDMKCVA; from the coding sequence ATGAGGTGGAGTTGGCGGATACGCGGTCGGGTACTGTTGCCGCATACCGCGTTTTCCCGCTCGAACAGCTATTTCGCTTCTCGCGGGGGCTCCATGACAAGCAAAAATCAGAGGTGGAGAGCTTGCCCAGCGCAGCCTTGCTACAATGATGTTGTAAAGCTCTCGGAGCTGGAAAATATCCTAAAAGACCACCGGGCCGAGCTCGATACCTTTGGCGTCAGGCAGCTTTATGTGGTGGGCTCTGTGGCTAGAGGGGAAGCACGGCCCGGCAGCGATGTTGACTTTGTGGTTGAACTCGAGCGCTACACGTTGCGTGATTTTGTAGGGCTCAAGCTGGCCCTCGAGGACTGGCTTGGTATGGCTGTTGATCTGGCTACCCTTAGAAGCCTCAAACCCCGGCTTCGTAAGGAGCTCGAGGGAGACATGAAGTGTGTCGCGTAG
- the carA gene encoding glutamine-hydrolyzing carbamoyl-phosphate synthase small subunit: protein MRERAVLVLEDGTAYHGYAFGHRGKSVGEVVFNTAQTGYQEILTDPSYNGQIVVMTYPHQGNYGVNVFDMESNRPWVRGFVAREFSKYTAGPRAQQSLEEFMRDTGVMGLEGIDTRALVRKIREGGVMKGVIAHATHFGSPSYRFTPEDITALREEARKWTDIDGRDMTPEVSTPLPYQFPTFKGQRRVVVMDFGIKHAQMRYMAELGFELIVVPGKTSPAQIMALEPHGLFVSNGPGDPSMPRYAHETLWKLMGLLPTFGICLGHQLLGLAAGGRTFKLKFGHRGANHPVKNLLTGKIEITSQNHGYAVDPDTLKDFKPTHINLNDGTLEGMAHLRYPVFSVQYHPEACPGPHDSIYLFHRFLEEVDAFNGLTGTPVEKQRVGGLGI from the coding sequence ATGAGAGAACGCGCAGTTTTGGTTCTGGAAGATGGCACCGCCTACCACGGCTACGCCTTCGGTCACCGCGGTAAGAGCGTGGGCGAGGTGGTGTTCAACACCGCCCAGACCGGCTACCAGGAGATTCTGACCGACCCCAGCTACAACGGGCAGATTGTGGTCATGACCTACCCCCACCAGGGCAACTACGGGGTGAACGTCTTCGACATGGAGTCGAACCGGCCCTGGGTGCGCGGTTTTGTGGCGCGGGAGTTCAGCAAGTACACCGCCGGCCCCCGCGCCCAGCAAAGCCTGGAAGAGTTTATGCGTGATACCGGGGTGATGGGCCTCGAGGGCATTGACACCCGCGCCCTGGTACGCAAAATCCGCGAGGGCGGGGTGATGAAAGGCGTGATTGCCCACGCCACCCACTTCGGCTCGCCCAGCTACCGCTTCACCCCCGAGGACATCACAGCCCTGCGCGAGGAGGCCCGCAAATGGACCGACATTGACGGGCGCGACATGACCCCCGAGGTCTCTACCCCGCTGCCCTACCAGTTTCCCACCTTCAAGGGGCAGCGCCGGGTGGTGGTGATGGACTTCGGCATCAAGCACGCCCAGATGCGCTACATGGCCGAGCTGGGCTTCGAGCTGATCGTGGTGCCGGGCAAAACCAGCCCCGCGCAGATCATGGCCCTGGAGCCCCACGGCCTGTTTGTCTCCAACGGCCCCGGCGACCCCAGCATGCCCCGCTACGCCCACGAGACCCTCTGGAAGCTGATGGGCCTCCTGCCCACCTTTGGCATCTGCCTGGGCCACCAGCTTCTGGGCCTGGCCGCTGGGGGGCGCACCTTCAAGCTCAAGTTTGGGCACCGGGGGGCCAACCACCCGGTCAAGAACCTGCTCACCGGCAAGATCGAGATCACCAGCCAGAACCACGGCTACGCGGTAGACCCCGACACCCTCAAGGACTTCAAGCCCACCCACATCAACCTGAACGACGGCACCCTGGAGGGCATGGCCCACCTGCGCTACCCGGTGTTTAGCGTGCAGTACCACCCCGAGGCCTGCCCCGGCCCCCACGACTCCATCTACCTGTTCCACCGCTTCTTAGAGGAGGTGGACGCCTTCAACGGCCTGACCGGGACGCCGGTGGAGAAGCAGCGCGTGGGGGGTTTGGGGATTTAG
- a CDS encoding type II toxin-antitoxin system HicB family antitoxin — MGLITEYLSAALRQARYKPSEGGFIEASVPGLAGVMVRGRTFEECRERLQDELELYLARTLLAHEALPEIPGASNALQTLALEIHPSASLVEQTILQTARTILEEVRLLRRGGGSPEKPRAPEARRPSLRISEYVQEVGLGLQPAHNGLTEAEEKIFERVSSFLGERYGSLEGLYQKLKAATHKDNGEFQYSLASLSQQDIGANTQLCTLLKEGGLLKSYTYSPKQRRIYGRLADDGKTRSLITGGWLERYARQVVQLTLRRRNIPHDLLLNPVLLYPNGDRFEVDLLLRTPQLFLLLECKTGGYEENLERHQRIAADLRIPARQVMYLLLGVPETVLDELSRQWGFTFVNEKTLSERLERLLG, encoded by the coding sequence ATGGGATTGATTACCGAATACCTCTCGGCGGCGTTGCGGCAGGCCCGCTACAAACCAAGCGAGGGTGGCTTTATCGAGGCCAGCGTGCCGGGGCTGGCCGGTGTGATGGTGCGGGGGCGCACCTTTGAAGAGTGCCGCGAGCGTTTGCAGGACGAACTCGAGCTCTACCTGGCCCGCACCCTGCTGGCCCACGAGGCCCTGCCGGAGATACCGGGGGCCTCCAACGCCCTGCAGACCCTTGCTCTGGAGATTCACCCCAGCGCCAGCCTGGTCGAGCAGACCATTCTCCAGACCGCGCGTACCATCCTGGAAGAAGTACGGCTGCTGCGGCGCGGGGGCGGAAGCCCGGAAAAGCCACGGGCCCCGGAGGCCCGGCGGCCCTCGCTGCGCATCTCCGAGTATGTGCAGGAGGTGGGACTGGGGCTACAGCCCGCCCACAATGGCCTGACCGAGGCCGAGGAAAAAATCTTCGAGCGGGTGAGCAGTTTCCTGGGTGAGCGCTACGGCTCGCTCGAGGGCCTCTACCAGAAACTCAAGGCCGCCACCCACAAGGACAACGGCGAGTTCCAGTACTCGCTGGCCTCGCTCAGCCAGCAGGACATCGGCGCCAACACCCAGTTGTGCACCTTGCTCAAGGAGGGGGGCCTGCTCAAAAGCTACACCTACAGCCCCAAGCAGCGCCGCATTTATGGCCGCCTGGCCGACGACGGCAAGACCCGCAGCCTAATCACGGGGGGCTGGCTCGAGCGCTACGCCCGCCAGGTGGTGCAGCTCACCCTGCGGCGGCGCAACATCCCCCACGACCTGCTCCTGAACCCGGTGCTGCTCTATCCAAACGGCGACCGCTTCGAGGTTGACCTGCTGCTGCGCACCCCCCAGCTCTTCCTGCTCCTGGAGTGCAAGACCGGGGGCTACGAGGAGAACCTCGAGCGCCACCAGCGCATCGCTGCCGACCTGCGCATTCCCGCTAGGCAGGTGATGTACCTGCTCCTGGGCGTGCCCGAAACCGTGCTGGACGAGCTAAGCCGCCAGTGGGGCTTTACCTTCGTCAACGAGAAAACCCTATCCGAGCGGCTCGAGCGCCTGCTGGGCTAG
- a CDS encoding N-acetyltransferase, whose translation MSTIEIGTTVLPKVRWDAQVELRKARMKDVEPIYTLIKYWAERGLMLVRSHNHLYENLRDFFVLEDEDGQIVGSGALHILWHDIAEVRGLAIHPERQGQGLGRWIALAAEREAKDLGIPQIFAWTLQVRFFTALGYQVTTREQLPPKVFAECSACPFYDNCREIGVTKVLDPDNAYRKPGA comes from the coding sequence ATGAGCACGATTGAAATTGGAACCACCGTGCTGCCCAAGGTGAGATGGGATGCCCAGGTGGAGCTGCGCAAGGCCCGGATGAAGGATGTGGAGCCGATCTACACCCTCATCAAGTACTGGGCCGAACGCGGCCTGATGCTGGTACGCAGCCACAACCACCTGTACGAAAACCTGCGCGACTTTTTCGTGCTGGAAGACGAAGACGGGCAGATTGTGGGCAGCGGGGCCCTGCACATCCTCTGGCACGACATCGCCGAGGTGCGCGGTCTGGCCATCCACCCCGAGCGGCAGGGGCAGGGCCTGGGCCGCTGGATTGCCCTGGCCGCCGAGCGCGAGGCCAAAGACCTGGGCATCCCCCAGATTTTCGCCTGGACGCTACAGGTTCGCTTCTTTACCGCGCTGGGCTACCAGGTCACCACCCGCGAGCAGCTCCCACCCAAGGTGTTCGCCGAGTGCAGCGCCTGCCCCTTCTACGACAACTGCCGGGAGATCGGGGTGACCAAGGTGCTGGATCCCGACAACGCCTACCGTAAGCCCGGGGCGTGA
- the argH gene encoding argininosuccinate lyase — protein MSQETQKTWGGRFSEAPSQIAQEFNASWSFDKRLALVDIQGSLAHAAMLAQQGILTPEEEAQIRQGLLSVQQEILQGTFQWREELEDVHMNIEARLTERVGPVGGKLHTARSRNDQVATDLRLWVRGELTRLLDELKALRRVLVQEAEKYLEPPLILPGYTHLQRAMPVLLSHWFLAYYEMISRDAGRLEDALNRLNESPLGAAALAGTGFPIDRHATARALGFTRPMRNSMDAVASRDFVLEVLAALAIGQITLSRLAEEIVLYTTFEFGFAELPDAFSTGSSIMPQKKNADHAELIRGKAGRVLGSFVTLATLTKGLPLTYNKDLQEDKEPLFDAVDTYRASVKLLAAMLPGLTWKPEPMRKAAESGFSLATELADYLAERGLPFREAHHAVGRIVRYCAEHGKELRDLSLSELQAFHPLFGEDALPLTRLETAIHRRRSYGGTAPEVVREALRQARLEVEG, from the coding sequence TTGAGCCAGGAAACCCAAAAAACCTGGGGTGGCCGCTTTAGCGAGGCCCCCAGCCAGATCGCCCAGGAGTTCAACGCCTCCTGGAGCTTCGATAAGCGCCTGGCCCTGGTGGACATCCAGGGTTCGCTGGCCCATGCGGCCATGCTGGCCCAGCAGGGCATCCTGACCCCCGAGGAAGAGGCCCAGATCCGCCAGGGCCTGCTTTCGGTGCAGCAGGAGATTTTGCAGGGCACCTTCCAGTGGCGCGAGGAGCTGGAGGACGTGCACATGAACATCGAGGCCCGCCTGACCGAGCGGGTGGGCCCGGTGGGGGGCAAGCTGCACACCGCCCGCAGCCGCAACGACCAGGTCGCCACCGACCTGCGCCTATGGGTGCGGGGGGAGCTAACCCGCCTGCTGGACGAACTAAAGGCGCTGCGCAGGGTTCTGGTGCAGGAGGCCGAAAAGTACCTCGAGCCCCCCCTGATCCTGCCCGGCTACACCCACCTGCAGCGGGCCATGCCGGTGCTGCTCTCGCACTGGTTTCTGGCTTACTACGAGATGATTTCCCGTGACGCCGGGCGACTCGAGGACGCACTAAACCGCCTGAACGAATCGCCCCTGGGTGCGGCGGCCCTGGCCGGTACGGGCTTCCCCATCGACCGCCACGCCACCGCGCGGGCCCTGGGCTTTACCCGCCCTATGCGCAACTCCATGGACGCGGTGGCCTCGCGCGACTTCGTGCTCGAGGTGCTGGCGGCTTTAGCCATCGGCCAGATCACCCTTTCGCGCCTGGCCGAGGAGATCGTCCTCTACACTACCTTCGAGTTCGGCTTCGCCGAGCTGCCCGACGCCTTCTCCACCGGCTCCTCCATCATGCCTCAGAAGAAAAACGCCGACCACGCCGAACTCATCCGGGGCAAGGCAGGCCGGGTGCTGGGCAGCTTCGTCACGCTGGCCACCCTGACCAAGGGCCTGCCCCTGACCTACAACAAAGACCTGCAGGAGGATAAAGAGCCCCTCTTCGACGCGGTGGACACCTACCGGGCCTCGGTCAAGCTGCTGGCCGCCATGCTGCCGGGCCTGACCTGGAAACCGGAGCCCATGCGCAAAGCCGCCGAGTCGGGCTTCTCGCTGGCCACCGAGCTGGCCGACTACCTGGCCGAGCGCGGCCTGCCCTTCCGCGAGGCCCACCATGCGGTAGGGCGCATCGTGCGGTACTGCGCCGAACACGGCAAAGAGCTGCGCGACCTGAGCCTGTCCGAGCTGCAAGCGTTTCATCCGCTGTTTGGCGAGGATGCCCTGCCGCTCACGCGGTTGGAAACCGCCATCCACCGACGACGGAGCTACGGCGGAACCGCACCCGAGGTGGTGCGGGAAGCCCTGCGGCAGGCCAGGCTCGAGGTCGAAGGATGA
- a CDS encoding GNAT family N-acetyltransferase produces the protein MAAQVRIRPATPADAAVIALVVRQAWADRVARDSSGHHESPEQVLRDLERGYGWVALDGEAVVGTVRLVRHPHPLERGVWEVRKLGVLPAYRRQGVAHRLMEALLRQAFELRARELRLAVRHDQPKLLKWYTQFGFTYDPSLRYSTPNPQTPPPFVMSKKLEVQS, from the coding sequence ATGGCCGCCCAGGTACGCATTCGCCCCGCGACCCCTGCCGATGCAGCGGTCATTGCCCTGGTGGTGCGGCAGGCCTGGGCCGACCGGGTGGCAAGGGACTCCTCGGGGCACCACGAAAGCCCCGAGCAGGTGCTGCGCGACCTCGAGCGCGGCTACGGCTGGGTGGCCCTGGACGGCGAAGCGGTGGTGGGCACGGTGCGCCTGGTGCGGCACCCACACCCGCTGGAGCGGGGGGTGTGGGAGGTGCGGAAACTGGGGGTGCTGCCCGCGTACCGCCGGCAGGGGGTGGCCCACCGCCTGATGGAAGCCCTGCTGCGCCAGGCCTTCGAGCTGCGGGCCAGGGAGCTGCGCCTGGCCGTGCGCCACGACCAGCCCAAACTCCTGAAGTGGTACACCCAGTTTGGCTTTACCTACGACCCCAGCCTGCGCTACAGCACACCCAACCCCCAGACCCCGCCCCCTTTTGTGATGTCGAAAAAGCTCGAGGTGCAGTCGTGA